In Deltaproteobacteria bacterium, the genomic stretch GAGTCGAGGACGTTGCTCAGCGAGCGCATCTCACCGAGGTACATGTTGGTCATCAACGTGCAGCTATCGTCGATCTCGATGGGGCGCCAGAACTGCCCGCTGTACGGCGCCGTCTCGCCGAGGCTCGGCGCCTCGGTCGAGCTGTCCAGCGAGTGCTCGAGGTAGTAGACGTTGTCGAAGCGGAAGTAGCCGTCGCCGAGGTCCCGGACGATCCACCGCGCCCGGTCGCCGGCGACATCGAAGTCGGCCATCTGCGGCGGTGACGAGGTGCCCGCCGCCGACAGGCCGTAGAAGCCGCCCATGTACTCGTTGCTGAGCGTGACCAGGGTGCCGTCGGTCGGGCAGATCTCATCGACCGCGTCGTCGCAGTCGTCGTCGAGGCCGTTGCACCACTCGTTGCCGGTGGGGACGCACCCGGGCTGGGGCTCGGGCTCCGGCTCGGGGCTCGGACCCTCACCACCCGACGAGTCGCCACCCGACGAGTCGCCACCCGAGCTCCCGCCGGTCGCGTCGCTCGCAGGGGCCGGGCCGCCGCTGGACTCGTCGTCGCCCGAGTCATCGCTGCTCGAACCGCTCGACCCGCTCGAGTCGCCCGAGTCGTCGCCGCCGATCGCCCCGGGATCGGCGGGCGCGGTGCAAGCGGCGCTCGCCACCGCGATACCGGCGAGGCAGAGGATGGAGGTGGCGTGATGGCAGAGGCTTTGGATCGTCATGGTCGTTGCTCGCGACGAACATCCGGCGACCGGCCGGTTTGATTGCGTCGGCCGAGCGAGCCGGCGGGCCCGGTCACTCGCGCACGATGGTGATGACCTCGTGCGCGGTACCGACGGCCAGCACGATGCCGACGCTGTCTTGCATCGCGAATCCGAACTGATGATTCTCACCCTCGGTGAGAGGCACCCGCGCGACCGCGACGAGGTGACCGACGCGAGTGCTGGCGTCGATCGTCGCGTACGTCGCCCCATATTCGTCGTCGACGCCGTTGTGGTGGAGGTTCACCGCCAGGTTCATGATGTGGTCGGTGGCGTCGGTCTGGGTCTGGAAGCTGGCCGTGAGTTGGATGATGGCAACTTCGTTGGGACCGGCGAGGTAGATCGGGTCGTCGGAGTACCGACTCCACGTTCCCGCTTGCGCCCAGAAGTCGCCCAACGACGCATCGAAGCTCAGCGTGGTCACCGTTCCCGGGGCGCCCGCGGGACCCTGCGCGCCCGCGGGACCCTGTGCACCTTGCTGGCCCGGTGGGCCCTGTGACCCCTGCGGGCCGGCCGCGCCGGGCGTGCCGTCCTTGCCCGGGAGTCCGTCGACACCCGGGGTCCCATCCACGCCGGGTTGTCCCGGTGGCCCCTCGGGTGTGCATGCCGCGAGCAAGCACGCCCACAACATGGCGGCCTGCGAGTGCCGGCCGCCAGAGATTCTCACTGCGTCGATTCTGCGTTCGTGCATCTCGTGCTCCCGTGTGTCGAAGTCGAAGCGATCGCGCGAACGATCCACCGTGCGCGCGTCGAAAGCCGCCGGCTAGTAGCATTCGGTGTTCGCGAGATCGAGGTCGCGGACCGCGAAGGACTCGGGCGTGCACGCGCCTCGCGTGATCTCCATCCGATCGAGCGTCAGCGTGCGTCCCACGGCAATGCCCTCGGACTCGACCTTGTCGGCCTCGGTGTGGTCGATGCGGAGCTCGCACGTGGGTTGGACATCGTGCTTCTCCGCGTCGGTGATCGCGATCTCGACGAGATACGGCGCGTCCGCCTCGCTGCTGGCGCGCTCGATGGTGGTGATGACCCCCCGATACTCGTCGACCGCCTGGTACTCACACGGGCCGCCGTCGAGGTCGTCCGCGTCGCACGCGACGCCAGCGAGGAGGCATGCCACGCAGACCGCCCATGCGGCCGAAGCAACGGAGGCGAGGCGAGAGGTGTTGGGGATGGTGACGTCGATGGTCATGTTCGGTTCTGCACCGACCATCCGACGCCGGCCCGGTTTGATTGCGCTGCGGGTCGTATCGAGCGCGCGACGCCGCCCAAGGACCCGCAAGGCCCGAGCCCTGGCCCGACGATGGTCCACGCGGCGCGCCCGGAGTACCCTGGTGGGATGCAGGCCGACCTCGATCTGCTGAGGGCGTGGCGTGGTGGCGATC encodes the following:
- a CDS encoding collagen-like protein, producing MHERRIDAVRISGGRHSQAAMLWACLLAACTPEGPPGQPGVDGTPGVDGLPGKDGTPGAAGPQGSQGPPGQQGAQGPAGAQGPAGAPGTVTTLSFDASLGDFWAQAGTWSRYSDDPIYLAGPNEVAIIQLTASFQTQTDATDHIMNLAVNLHHNGVDDEYGATYATIDASTRVGHLVAVARVPLTEGENHQFGFAMQDSVGIVLAVGTAHEVITIVRE